The Oncorhynchus tshawytscha isolate Ot180627B linkage group LG05, Otsh_v2.0, whole genome shotgun sequence genome includes a window with the following:
- the LOC112250681 gene encoding rab GTPase-activating protein 1-like isoform X5 produces MTDMHKVPTKKLKKFEKEYQTLRDSQLQQEDPVDRYQRENRRLQEASMRLEQENDDLAHELVTSKIALRTDLDQVEDKADVLNKELLCTKQRLVETEEEKRRQAEETAQIKEVFRRELEKAESEIKKTTVIIAEYKQICSQLSTRLEKQHAATKEELDIIKSKVMACERCREVFSKEGPLQIPPPSRDNRDSELDEEKDSLKSQLRELELELAQTKLQLVEAKCKMQELEHQRGILMNEIQAAKNSWFSKTLGSLKSSGGSASQSQPPSSPKEGPP; encoded by the exons GTGCCCACCAAGAAGCTGAAGAAGTTTGAGAAGGAGTACCAGACCCTGAGAGACAGCCAGCTGCAGCAGGAGGACCCCGTCGACCGCTACCAG agagagaaccgtCGTCTACAGGAGGCCAGCATGCGTCTGGAGCAGGAGAACGATGACCTGGCCCACGAGCTGGTCACCAGTAAGATCGCCCTGCGGACCGACCTGGACCAGGTGGAGGACAAGGCAGACGTGCTGAACAAGGAGCTGCTCTGTACCAAACAGCGCCTGGTggagactgaggaggagaagaggaggcaggCGGAGGAAACCGCACAG ATCAAAGAGGTGTTCAGGAGAGAGCTGGAGAAAGCTGAGTCGGAGATCAAGAAGACCACGGTCATCATCGCTGAATACAAACAG ATCTGTTCTCAGCTCAGCACCCGGCTGGAGAAGCAGCACGCTGCCACCAAGGAGGAGCTGGACATCATCAAG AGTAAGGTGATGGCGTGTGAGCGCTGCAGGGAGGTGTTCAGTAAAGAAGGTCCTCTGCAGATACCCCCTCCCAGCAGAGACAACAGGGACAGTGAGCTGGATGAGGAGAAGGACTCCCTGAAGTCCCAGCTCAGAGAACTGGAGCTAGAGCTGGCCCAGACCAAACTACAGCTAGTGGAGGCCAAGTGCAAGATGCAG GAGTTGGAGCACCAAAGGGGCATCCTGATGAACGAGATCCAAGCGGCCAAAAACTCCTGGTTCAGCAAGACCCTGGGCTCCCTGAAAAGCTCCGGGGGCAGCgcctcccagtcccagcccccctcctcccccaaagAGGGGCCCCCGTAA